One genomic window of Spirochaetia bacterium 38H-sp includes the following:
- a CDS encoding N-acetylneuraminate synthase family protein, translating to MAVFDFDRVCVVAELGTSHNANRSMLEKLIKAAVASGADWIKGQVVFADEILHPDAGIVKLPGGDVALFDRFKSLEQDYDFYRFFAELVLSEGALPFFSVFGKRSLELVLTLYKDTGGLFPALKIASPELNYYQLIRQAAKCMPLVLSTGVSRLSDMENAAEWVKESGGDFMFLHCVTSYPAPEEDYNLSLLPHLSAVFGCPMGISDHSRDAVLVPALAVSQGAVMIEKHFCLERSGEGLDDPIALTPDDFYKMVKAVRKAETSSPEDTIKELTAVYGKERVQAVIGDGVKKLAQSERVNYGRTNRSIHAKRNIKKGERLTGDAVCIVRTEKKLNPGIAPVFLDDILGKIVARDIKSGEGIVWQDFMMTD from the coding sequence ATGGCTGTTTTTGACTTTGACAGGGTGTGTGTCGTTGCAGAGCTTGGCACTTCTCATAATGCAAACCGCTCGATGCTAGAAAAGCTCATAAAAGCTGCGGTCGCTTCTGGTGCGGATTGGATTAAGGGGCAGGTTGTTTTTGCAGATGAGATTTTGCATCCAGATGCCGGGATTGTTAAGCTTCCAGGAGGAGATGTTGCGCTTTTTGATAGGTTTAAGTCACTGGAACAGGATTATGATTTTTACCGTTTTTTTGCCGAGTTGGTTCTATCAGAAGGTGCTCTGCCTTTTTTTTCTGTCTTTGGCAAAAGAAGCCTTGAGCTTGTCCTGACTCTTTACAAAGACACAGGTGGCCTTTTCCCGGCCCTCAAAATAGCTTCTCCAGAGCTCAACTATTATCAGCTCATTCGGCAAGCTGCAAAATGCATGCCACTTGTGCTTTCTACGGGTGTGTCCAGGTTATCGGATATGGAAAATGCAGCAGAATGGGTAAAAGAATCCGGAGGGGATTTTATGTTCCTCCACTGTGTAACAAGTTATCCTGCTCCGGAAGAAGACTATAATCTTAGTTTATTGCCTCATCTTTCCGCTGTTTTTGGCTGTCCCATGGGGATATCAGATCACAGCAGAGACGCTGTCCTTGTTCCGGCTCTAGCGGTATCGCAGGGAGCTGTTATGATAGAAAAGCATTTTTGCCTAGAGAGAAGTGGAGAAGGGCTGGACGATCCTATAGCACTTACACCGGATGATTTTTACAAAATGGTAAAAGCTGTAAGAAAGGCAGAGACTTCTTCTCCAGAAGATACTATAAAAGAACTTACAGCTGTATATGGCAAAGAGCGCGTGCAGGCTGTTATAGGAGATGGTGTTAAAAAGCTTGCTCAGTCGGAGAGAGTAAACTATGGCCGCACCAACCGCTCAATCCATGCAAAGAGAAATATAAAAAAAGGAGAACGCCTCACAGGGGATGCCGTGTGTATCGTGCGTACAGAGAAGAAACTCAACCCTGGGATTGCTCCTGTTTTCCTTGATGATATTCTCGGGAAGATTGTTGCAAGAGATATAAAATCCGGAGAAGGCATAGTCTGGCAAGATTTTATGATGACCGATTGA